A stretch of the Atribacterota bacterium genome encodes the following:
- a CDS encoding valine--tRNA ligase: MKNNKYKDSQLLTLYNPKIVEDRWYQFWSDNNTFQANNNKEREKNYSIVIPPPNITGSLHIGHALNNTLQDIIIRWKRMQGFNVLWLPGTDHAGIATQNVVEREIAKEGKTRYDLGREKFVERCWQWRDEYGSNILNQLKKMGCSCDWSRLRFTLDEGLSKAVRKVFVTLFKEGLIYRSNYVINWCPRCQTALADIEVEQREENSKLYYIKYPLKYSPEEYIVVATTRPETMLGDTAVAVNPNDSRYKKYVGKIAILPLVGRELPIVADKYIDLEFGTGAVKITPAHDSNDFELGKRHKLPEINIINNNGTTNQNAGEYANLSMQQAREKIVADLQEQGFMEKIENYNHAIGHCYRCDTIVEPYLSQQWFVKMKDLVKPAIKAVQDKQTNFIPERWSKVYFEWMYNIKDWCISRQLWWGHRIPVWYCQDCQEFIVEMEDPQECPKCHSKNIIQDEDVLDTWFSSALWPFSTMGWPDQTLDLKDFYPTNLLVTGFDIIFFWVARMMVMGLKFMGDVPFRQVFINPLIKDIEGKKMSKSRGNVIDPLLMIEQYGADALRMTLASMTIQANYIRLSQDKIETFRNFTNKIWNVARFSLANLNDFNPSEIKEEELELNLFEQWILGHLNKCIKKVTEGLNNYKFSDSAMAIYEFTWNYFCDWYVELVKEALYQNDSGIRKKSTQYVIWYVLEHILRLLHPFMPFITEEIWQKIPHQGLSISLSEWPVCQKEKIKPNIEKKVVVIQDVIKVVRNIKAEMNIPLTKQVEIYIRVVDNKKEKILQNNLSYIKNLAYANSIIIGNTVEKPKYSATGVLEDIEIFIPIQNVIDIEEEIKRLEKKLTKIEREIVIINKKLKNVDFMQKAPKAILNKEKEKMKELVDIRDRISCNLNTIKSV, from the coding sequence ATGAAAAACAATAAATATAAAGATAGCCAATTATTAACCCTCTATAATCCTAAAATAGTAGAAGACCGATGGTATCAATTCTGGTCAGATAATAACACTTTTCAAGCTAACAATAATAAAGAAAGAGAAAAAAACTATTCAATAGTGATACCACCGCCCAATATTACAGGTTCACTGCATATTGGTCATGCCTTGAATAACACTCTGCAAGATATTATTATTCGATGGAAAAGGATGCAAGGATTCAATGTGTTATGGCTTCCGGGCACCGATCATGCAGGTATCGCCACCCAGAATGTTGTGGAAAGAGAAATAGCTAAAGAAGGAAAGACCAGATATGACCTGGGCAGAGAGAAGTTTGTAGAGCGGTGCTGGCAATGGCGCGATGAATATGGTTCTAATATATTGAATCAACTTAAGAAGATGGGATGTTCTTGCGATTGGTCTCGTTTAAGATTTACGCTCGATGAGGGATTGTCTAAAGCAGTAAGGAAGGTATTTGTAACCCTTTTTAAAGAGGGGCTTATTTATCGTTCTAACTATGTTATTAATTGGTGTCCACGTTGTCAGACTGCCTTGGCGGATATTGAAGTTGAGCAGAGAGAGGAAAATTCAAAATTATATTATATAAAATATCCCTTAAAATACTCACCAGAAGAATATATTGTAGTTGCTACTACGCGACCGGAAACTATGTTGGGCGATACAGCTGTTGCCGTAAATCCAAATGATTCGCGATATAAAAAATATGTTGGTAAAATAGCAATTTTGCCTCTGGTAGGTAGAGAATTACCAATTGTTGCTGATAAGTATATTGATCTGGAATTTGGAACAGGAGCAGTAAAGATTACTCCCGCTCATGACTCAAATGATTTTGAACTTGGGAAGAGGCATAAATTACCGGAAATTAATATCATCAATAATAATGGTACTACTAATCAAAATGCAGGTGAATATGCCAATCTCTCGATGCAACAGGCTAGAGAAAAAATAGTTGCTGATTTACAGGAACAGGGATTTATGGAAAAGATTGAAAATTATAATCATGCTATAGGACATTGTTATCGATGTGATACTATAGTTGAACCTTATTTATCTCAGCAATGGTTTGTTAAAATGAAAGATTTAGTTAAACCAGCCATTAAGGCTGTTCAAGATAAACAAACTAATTTTATCCCTGAAAGATGGTCTAAGGTTTATTTCGAATGGATGTATAATATTAAAGACTGGTGTATTTCAAGACAATTATGGTGGGGGCATCGTATTCCAGTATGGTATTGTCAGGATTGTCAGGAATTTATAGTTGAAATGGAAGATCCCCAGGAATGCCCTAAGTGTCATAGCAAGAATATAATACAGGATGAAGATGTCCTTGATACCTGGTTCAGTTCAGCCTTATGGCCTTTTTCTACTATGGGATGGCCAGATCAAACTCTGGACCTGAAAGATTTTTACCCTACCAACCTGTTGGTAACTGGATTTGATATTATCTTCTTCTGGGTAGCTCGAATGATGGTAATGGGGCTTAAATTTATGGGAGACGTGCCTTTTAGACAGGTTTTTATTAATCCCCTGATTAAAGATATTGAAGGGAAGAAGATGAGTAAATCGAGAGGCAATGTTATAGATCCTCTATTAATGATTGAGCAATATGGCGCAGATGCTCTACGTATGACCTTAGCATCAATGACCATTCAAGCAAATTACATTCGTTTGTCACAAGATAAGATTGAAACATTTCGAAATTTTACTAATAAAATATGGAATGTGGCACGATTTTCTTTAGCAAACCTGAATGATTTCAATCCCTCAGAAATAAAGGAAGAAGAATTAGAATTGAACCTGTTTGAGCAATGGATATTAGGACATCTAAATAAATGTATCAAAAAAGTAACTGAGGGATTAAATAATTACAAATTTAGCGATTCAGCTATGGCTATATATGAATTTACCTGGAATTATTTTTGTGACTGGTATGTAGAACTAGTGAAAGAAGCATTATATCAAAATGACAGTGGCATCAGGAAAAAATCTACTCAATATGTTATCTGGTATGTATTAGAACATATATTAAGGTTATTACATCCCTTTATGCCCTTTATAACTGAAGAGATATGGCAAAAAATTCCACATCAAGGGCTGAGCATTTCCTTAAGTGAATGGCCTGTATGCCAAAAGGAGAAAATTAAACCTAATATTGAAAAGAAAGTTGTTGTTATTCAGGATGTTATTAAGGTGGTTCGCAATATCAAGGCGGAAATGAACATTCCCTTAACTAAGCAAGTTGAAATTTATATTAGAGTAGTGGATAATAAAAAAGAAAAAATATTACAGAATAATTTATCTTATATTAAAAATTTAGCATATGCCAATTCTATAATAATAGGAAATACTGTAGAAAAACCCAAATATTCAGCAACCGGTGTTTTAGAAGATATAGAAATTTTTATTCCAATACAGAATGTGATTGATATTGAGGAAGAAATAAAACGGTTAGAGAAGAAGTTAACAAAGATAGAAAGAGAAATAGTCATTATCAACAAAAAATTAAAAAATGTTGATTTTATGCAAAAGGCACCAAAAGCCATCCTTAATAAAGAAAAAGAAAAAATGAAAGAATTAGTAGATATACGAGATAGAATTTCCTGTAATTTAAATACCATAAAATCAGTATGA
- a CDS encoding bifunctional folylpolyglutamate synthase/dihydrofolate synthase — protein sequence MSNSYKKAIEYIYNLNKYGIKLGLKNITYLLSLFDNPHLKNKVIHVAGTNGKGSTAAIIYTILQKAKFKVGLYTSPHLVSFQERMSINGEDITQEEVCSLLERLKPAIHKVANTEGYQHPTFFEVITTMAYLYFYEKNVDFTIMEVGLGGRLDATNVCQPLLSVITHIDFDHMDKLGNSLADIAGEKGAIIKRNTPVVSAQQFPEAADIIRKIVQDKEAPFYVYGDHINATLLNSTLKGNYFNYAGIYHNINNLYLPLAGEFQIENASLAMAITELINNKGFVITKDDIVSGVRNSQWPGRFEIVREKPMVILDGAHNPNGVNQFINNLRKLIPAKKIIAVLGVFQDKDYPTIIKTIVPRVNQVILTMADNPRATPTSILAKEAQRYINKENIVETNNVTAAINKSLQIAREDEVICITGSLYTVGEAKAYFLKRKK from the coding sequence ATGAGCAATAGTTATAAAAAAGCAATTGAATATATTTATAATCTTAATAAATATGGAATTAAATTAGGCTTAAAAAATATTACTTATCTTCTTTCACTTTTTGATAATCCACATTTAAAGAATAAGGTAATTCATGTGGCTGGCACTAATGGTAAGGGATCCACTGCAGCTATTATTTATACCATTTTACAAAAGGCTAAGTTTAAAGTTGGTTTATATACTTCCCCCCACTTGGTATCTTTCCAGGAAAGAATGAGTATAAACGGAGAAGATATTACTCAAGAGGAGGTATGTAGTTTACTGGAAAGATTGAAACCTGCTATTCATAAAGTTGCTAATACGGAAGGGTATCAGCATCCTACCTTTTTCGAAGTTATTACCACAATGGCCTACCTTTATTTTTATGAAAAGAATGTCGATTTTACCATTATGGAAGTGGGTTTAGGTGGAAGACTGGATGCCACAAATGTCTGTCAGCCCTTGTTATCAGTAATTACCCATATTGATTTTGATCATATGGATAAACTTGGTAATAGCTTAGCTGATATTGCTGGGGAGAAGGGAGCGATTATTAAACGAAATACTCCTGTTGTGAGTGCTCAACAGTTTCCGGAAGCCGCAGATATAATTAGAAAAATTGTGCAGGACAAAGAAGCTCCTTTCTATGTTTATGGAGATCATATAAATGCTACGCTGCTAAATTCTACGCTAAAAGGTAATTATTTTAATTATGCAGGAATTTATCACAATATCAATAATCTATATCTTCCATTAGCTGGTGAGTTTCAGATTGAAAATGCTTCTTTAGCTATGGCAATAACTGAATTGATTAATAATAAAGGGTTTGTCATTACTAAAGATGATATTGTTAGTGGTGTAAGGAATAGCCAATGGCCGGGTCGTTTTGAAATCGTTAGAGAAAAGCCTATGGTCATATTGGATGGAGCTCATAATCCTAATGGAGTTAACCAATTTATAAACAATTTAAGAAAATTAATACCAGCTAAAAAAATTATAGCTGTTCTTGGAGTCTTTCAAGATAAGGATTATCCTACCATTATAAAAACTATTGTTCCCAGAGTTAACCAGGTTATTCTTACTATGGCTGATAATCCACGTGCTACACCCACCTCGATATTAGCTAAAGAAGCTCAGCGTTATATAAATAAAGAAAATATAGTAGAAACTAATAATGTTACTGCCGCTATTAATAAATCTCTTCAGATAGCCCGAGAAGATGAAGTAATTTGTATCACTGGTTCTTTGTATACAGTAGGAGAAGCAAAAGCCTATTTTCTGAAAAGGAAAAAATAG
- a CDS encoding helix-hairpin-helix domain-containing protein yields the protein MFILSRQEKIILLFIIAVIIIIFGWKLYLQEKSSISIISANQENKEVSLSTEENTNEGICIIHISGAVQQPGVYQLSNGKRIIDAVKVAGGVTEKANLDAVNLAAHLHDGQMIIIPYIREGVDDDLNATVEENLISRGYNSYHNSSLLNINIATARELESLPGIGTILAERIVEYRKNNGIFRKVEDIKNVPGIGEKKYEAMKEMITTY from the coding sequence TTGTTTATTTTATCCAGACAGGAGAAAATAATTTTATTATTTATTATTGCCGTCATAATCATAATCTTTGGCTGGAAACTATACCTTCAAGAAAAGAGCAGTATTTCCATCATTTCTGCTAACCAGGAGAATAAGGAGGTTAGTCTAAGTACAGAAGAAAACACTAATGAGGGAATCTGTATTATTCATATTTCTGGAGCTGTTCAACAACCTGGTGTATACCAGCTTTCTAATGGTAAGCGTATAATTGATGCAGTAAAGGTAGCTGGGGGAGTAACAGAAAAGGCGAATCTTGATGCTGTTAATCTGGCAGCACATCTCCATGATGGTCAGATGATAATTATTCCTTATATTAGAGAAGGTGTAGATGACGATTTAAATGCTACAGTTGAGGAAAATTTAATTTCTCGAGGATATAATTCTTACCATAATAGTAGTTTATTAAATATTAACATCGCAACTGCCCGGGAATTAGAATCATTACCAGGTATAGGCACTATTCTGGCAGAACGTATTGTGGAATATCGTAAAAATAATGGTATATTCCGCAAGGTAGAAGATATCAAGAATGTTCCAGGAATTGGTGAGAAAAAATACGAAGCTATGAAGGAGATGATTACAACCTATTAG